Below is a window of Paenibacillus bovis DNA.
ATAACCATCCAGTGTTCATCATCCCATTCACGGGTATAAGCAAAAATCTGCTTGTGCTCCGAAATAATGCATTCGTATTTGCCGTACATAAGAGCCGAGCTTTCCTTGCGAATATGGATCAGCTTGCGATACAGGTGCAAAATGGAATCGGGGTTATCCTGATTGGACTGTACATTGATCTCGGCTGCATTCGGATTAACCGGAATCCATGGCTGATCCTGGGAGAAGCCAGCATGTTCACTGTCATCCCACTGCATCGGGGTACGTGCATTATCCCTTGCTTTGCTGCGGATACGCTTCATGATGACTTCGGGATCTTCATCGTACTGTTCCACCATTTTTTTGTAATATACCTGGGCTTGCTGCTCGGTAACATCATCGATGGTATGCAGATGTGTAGCATTGGTCATGCCAATCTCGTCTCCCTGATAAATATGCGGTGTACCACGCAATGTTAGCAGGAAAATCCCTAGCATTTTCGCAGATTCTTCCCGGTACTCGCCTTCGTCACCCAGATACGAGACCAGGCGCGGATGATCATGATTGCTCAGATAGATGCCCATCCATCCTTCGCCATACAGGTCTTTTTGCCATTTGGCGATAATTTCCTTGAGCTCGTGTAGCTCCCATGGTTTGCTTTTCCACATATCCTGCGGATCATCGCATATTTTGGAAGCTTCGATCATCAGGATAATATTCAGTTCTTCCCGCGCAGGGTTGCTGTAGGCTTTGACGTCATCCAGCGTGACATCCGAAGCTTCGCCGGTTGTGAAAATATCATAGTGCGAGAAGACTTCCTTATACATTTCATGCAGATATTCGTGAATATGAGGACCGTTTTTGTAGAATTCCGAGGAATTGGCCTGCATATTGCCCGTATCTTTGGCATCGGGGAAACGGGTATCTTTGGAGATGGAATTGACCGCATCAATCCGGTATCCATCAATGCCCAGATCCAGCCAATAGCGCATCGCTTTGTGCATATCCTTGCGTACGTTAGGGTTATCCCAGTTCAGATCCGGCTGCTTGGTTCCATAGGAATGCAGATAATATTGTCCGGTCTGCTCGTCCAGCTGCCACATGGAGTCTCCGAGGAACGATGTCCAGTTATTGGGCGGACCTCCATCCGGTGCAGGGTCGCGCCAGAAGTAATAGTCCCGGTATGGATTGTCTTTGGAAGAACGGGATTCCTGGAACCATGGATGTTCGTCCGAGGTATGATTGATGACCAGATCCATAATTAGTCTCATATCGCGCTGGTGGATTTCATGCAGCAGCTGTTTCCATTCTTCCAGCGTGCCATACTCGGGATTGATATCGTAATAATTGGTAATATCATATCCATAATCGGCGTTACTGGTTGGATAGACAGGCGTAAGCCAGAGAATATCTACGCCCAGATCCTGGAGGTAAT
It encodes the following:
- a CDS encoding glycoside hydrolase family 13 protein; amino-acid sequence: MKKIMKPEFWKESVIYEIYPRSFQDSNNDGIGDIPGIISRLDYLQDLGVDILWLTPVYPTSNADYGYDITNYYDINPEYGTLEEWKQLLHEIHQRDMRLIMDLVINHTSDEHPWFQESRSSKDNPYRDYYFWRDPAPDGGPPNNWTSFLGDSMWQLDEQTGQYYLHSYGTKQPDLNWDNPNVRKDMHKAMRYWLDLGIDGYRIDAVNSISKDTRFPDAKDTGNMQANSSEFYKNGPHIHEYLHEMYKEVFSHYDIFTTGEASDVTLDDVKAYSNPAREELNIILMIEASKICDDPQDMWKSKPWELHELKEIIAKWQKDLYGEGWMGIYLSNHDHPRLVSYLGDEGEYREESAKMLGIFLLTLRGTPHIYQGDEIGMTNATHLHTIDDVTEQQAQVYYKKMVEQYDEDPEVIMKRIRSKARDNARTPMQWDDSEHAGFSQDQPWIPVNPNAAEINVQSNQDNPDSILHLYRKLIHIRKESSALMYGKYECIISEHKQIFAYTREWDDEHWMVILNFSRSEAELQLDQHLADRLKNAELIIGTQGAHSEQIAEDAREHRTVTLRPYESLVFRGLSILDS